The Polypterus senegalus isolate Bchr_013 chromosome 10, ASM1683550v1, whole genome shotgun sequence genomic interval ACATGTCTACAGAGTCACCTTGGtgttcccagcgtcgtaccaacgtTTCAATGCCCAGttactcctcttcctcctcccgcCTTCGCCGTTTCCAATGGAAATCTAAAAGTGCGGAACCTTTCTGAACGTCCCCTTGGAGCGGAGCTGAAAGTGCAGGGCGGCGGTTAAAGACAGCGCTGTCGACTCCTGGCCAGCAGAGGTCGCTCAAGTGCCGGAAAGCGGCAGTAagtctttctttcttactttgtCAGCATTTCTTTGGTGTGCTGCTGACTCGCTGAAGGTCTCGCTCTTTATTCTCTAAAACGTTAGCCTTTCCTCCTCGGGTCTGTCTGTGATGGGCACCACTAGACAGAGAGGCAGACAGCACTTCAGGGGGACAtggggctttttacagaagctcaacaaATTGATAAACAATACGACAAACAATAAACCCCTGTAAAATAAACACCAACTTGACTAAAAAGCGTAGACCTGGTGACTTGGCAGCCCCAGTAAGGCGCTATACGGGCCTATTGCTTTCAGTATCCAGGAGCCCCAAGTCGTGTTTTTATTCCAAActcctgctgaataattcattgtctgGAAATGGTCACCTGAGCGTTAGTGTGTCCCGTAGCTGAGCCTGCCCTTTGGAGTGagtttgttgattcggtggtcccCTCTTCAAGTGATGTTACAGGCTCAGCCCACCACACTGGTcaccacagagttgtagaagatgtgaaggatgccacttCCCACAGTAAAGGGATCTCCTAAGAGTTGGCACTCTGCTCTGCTCTTCTTGTATAGTTCTGTTGAGTTACGATGCCAGACCAGCCAGTAACTGGACACCCAAGAGGAGATGGGACTGTTCCTCGTGGTGCTCCAGTGTGGCTCACGTCCATCATCTGTGACTAACGCGCGTTGTCCTGGTTTGTccatcttatttttaatttcttgttcaGTTTACACAGGAGCAGCCTAGTGGTTCATCTAGCTGTGCGTGAGTGTCGGCCGGTGCGCTCGACCTACACTGGCTGACCATGGTAACCAACGAGGTGGTTCATTTATTGTAAAGCGAGGAGACCCCAGAAGTGCAAAGGAATAAACTAATAACTGAGATGTAGTCAACAGTTTCACCCAAAACACCAATGAGAGGAGAAGCCTGAGCCAACTTTGTAGTTTGTGATAATCAGGACAGGAATAGTGGGGAGGGTGGATTGTGAGGGGGCACTGGGTCCTCAGAGGGGGGCCGATGCATAATTATAATTCAAATCAAAGCCCCAGGACCCTCGGTTTACCTGACCCTGCATATCAGGCAGATGAGAGCAAACCAACCTTCACCCTGCATGACCTAGAGGAGGACCACAAAGTCCACACACAATAAATTAGACAGAGACATGGACCCACTAGAACATGTCACTGGACCGTGACAGTCTAGAGAGGTGACATCACAGGCGAGTCTTCAGCCTCGATTTAAATGGGAGCCTCCTGGACAGACACCAAGGGAGAACCACAAAATCCACAGATTGTCCTCAGAAAATGGTGTCACAAGGCCCTGGCATCACAAGCTCTCCACCGCCTCTCGTCATGTCATATTCATTTTAGCCCAGTAGAGGGCAATCAACACTGTACTGCTATTTCCATGTCTTTTCAATGAGACAAACTGGGACACATGGGGGGGTTGCAGGCTTGTGTGGGGGTCCCGTGGACCTTTAACACCCCAGCAGGGATCCAGGGAGACTCAGAATCTGTCATCTCTACACAACAAGGGAAAGTGACAAAGCAAAAGGTCAGCTGGCCCTCAGTCACATCATGTGACCGGCCACGTGGCCATGTTGATCTTGTTCTTATTCACGTCTTTCTTTTCAGTGAACGGCGCTTTGTAGTTTCTTTCCCTGTCTCGCTGGTGTTTCACTTGTCGAGCAGCTCAGTGACAGGTGTGATGGTGGCACCTGTGCTCGGGGACAGCGTCTTCTCTCTCGTTGTAGTTTTCTCTCTTATTTCTTTCCCTGTCTGCTGGTCATTTTTTAATGCTGATCACGGCTTCACCTAGACTACCACCTGAGCTGACGCTTATCCAGTGCCACCAGCTCTCCATGCCCTGCCCTTCAGTTTGGTCACTCTCTTTTTCTTCTCATCTTCCAGATGCAGGCAGTACCCTCAATGTCTCTGGACCACCAGCTCTGCTCATCACTCGTTTCCAGTCGGACATTCGGCTGCCCTGCTCCTTGAACGTGACGCCCAGACACATTGACCCTCAAAGGCTCAGGGTCACCTGGAGACACAAAAATCACACCGTGGCTCACTACAGTGGAAGTGGAAGAATCGTCCTACTTACTCCACGAGTCTATCTGGCAAGAGAGAGCCTGAAGGATGGAGATGCCTCTCTGCTGCTGAGTCCAGTTGACATCGAGGACGAGGGTCGTTATGTGTGTCAGGTGGCGTATGACCAAGAGAATCAGGAGGTCACCACTCATGTGGTGGTCAGAGGTAAGAGTCTCAGAGGAACCTCAATGCCTGAGACACAAGTGACACTGCTAGTTGGAGCAGTACAGGCCCAAGTGACCAAGACCTGAGACCTTCATTGTCCACGAAACCTTTTTCACAGTGGCCTGCATCATAATACCACTATTGGAATATCTAGATAATATTTATTAtgatgattatcattatttatctGGACCTTCATTTTCTAAGGGACAAGGTCCTCGTGATAAAGGTGACCAATGGGGACCAAGGCCTGGCTGGTGCTGCCTTGTCTTGTGATGAAGCAAATCTCCTGACCAGTTACTGTGTGCCCACTCCTAAGAGGTTCCCCCAAAATGACCAAGTCTAGAATGCAGCTGTCTGGCTAACTGAGATGTCAGATCTTGAGGGACCAACTCCTTAGCTGTTGTGTCCTGGTTACAGCTGCCCAGTTCCAGTTCCTCCCCCTGTGTGACTATCTTCTTCTTGCATTCTGTGTTGTAATCCAAGCAGGTGTCCACTCAGTATGCCCGCTCCACAACTGAACACATTTGTCTTTTTGATGTCCACAGCTGCCCCTCGGGTCCTCTTCACCCAGGGGCCTGACAGCGTCCTGAACTGCAGTGCCACAGGTTTCTACCCTGCTGCCATCTCCTTTACAATTGGCCAACATAGTAAGGAGGTGAAGATGGAGCGCCCAGCTGGACAGCTCCTGCCAGATGGCACCTTCAGGGCAGATAGCACAGTAAACGTGAGAGCTTGGAGGGCCGGGAGTGACCCGTTCTACTGTGAAGTCAGGCACGAAGCTCTGGATCAGCCGATTAGGACACGCCAGCAAGAAGATGGTCAGTGAGAATGGACGCAGTGTCTGTGACATCTTATGCTTGGTGTCCTATCTACTCAACCAATCCCTTGTCTTTCTCCCATACAGCCATTCCAAAGGTCTCCTTCAAGCTGTACTCAGAGGTGGAAAACCTGGAGGACACAGTGCAGTGCATTGCGACGGGCTTCAATGCCCCTGAAATCATGTTCACCATCTTTCGCTTGAACTCTGTTGTGAAGCAGAAGGAGCTGGTGGGTGAAAGCCAGCCAGATGGTACCTATGAGGCCAAGCTGGTGTACACCTTCATGAAGAACCACGAGAACTTCAGGGAGTTGCAGTGCATGGTGACTCATGCCTCGATGGATGAACCAATCCGAAAGCATCTCATAGGTGAGTCAGGGAGGGCCGTGAGCTGGCTGACCCATCTGGGAGGGGCCACACCAGATAGACATTCCCACAGAGAGCCACCCCCACCCAGTTAAGCTACCAGGCGCATTATCACCCACACTGAGGTCAAGACTGCGCATGCTGTCCCACCCTATTGAAGTACACCTTCACGATGAACCAGCAGAACCCTCCGGGAGCTAATGTGCCTGGTGAAGCACATCTCCCTGGAGACCACTATCCGAAAGCACCTAATATGTGAGTGGGCTGGCCTGTCTAGGAGAAGCCATTCACTGTTGGTGCCACACCCCAATGACAAAGCCCCCAGGTGCATCATCACCAAACTGGGCCCTGGCCACACTCATCAACCTCACGCATCGTCTCACTCACCTACACTGGGTCTACGCTGATGCCCTGCCCACTTGGACCTGTAGCCATTAACTTTGAGGCCATAGCGCCATGTTCTGCCTAAATGTGCTGCAGCACTAGACAAAGCTGACTTGGCAGGCATAGTGGCATAGTGTCCAGTAAGTGAAGTGGTCACTTTCAAGGGGTCCCACCAGGGTGACTCTCGTTCCTGTCATTCCAGTTCCTCTGACCATCGCGTTGCAGAATCGAGCAGAGCTGGACAAGGTGTCAGACATGATCTGTGTGGCCGAGCGCTTCCTCAATCCCGTCGAGTACTTTGTCTGGAGGAAAGGAGAGGAAGTTGTTTACTCAGAGGCAGCACCCAAAGGACAGATGCCCGATGGCACCTACACAGCAGTCAGCTGGTACCGCTTCACTCCAAGCAGCCGTGATCAAGTGTCCTGTGAGGTTCAGTACCAGCACACGAAGACAACTAGGAGATATGTGACATGTGAGTGGACTTAGTGACTGCTCCAGTGCCTTGGTGTAGTGGTGCTGATCCCGAGATGCTGTCTAACAGGTCACTTGTCACATGCTGTGACTTTTTTTTCCAGATACTGGTCAGTCCTTCACGGAGCTGTTCATAGTTGGCATAGTCATCCTCGGCCCGCTGCTCCTCATCCTCATTATCATTCTATGGCACTCCTCAGGTAAGCTCAAATCCCCAAACAAAGCCCAGCCCAGTTGGACCTCATCTAGGCACCACCAGTCACAAGAACCTGTTGTTGGTATTCGTGTTTCAGTGTTCCTCTCACCTATCGTCCCTGAGAAGATGATCTACGATGAGCCTGGCATGCTGACCTGCAGTATGTCTGGTTGGTGCCTGCGCATGGTCTCCATAAAGTGGTTCTTGAATGAGGAGGAGATCCATCTAGATGCTGAGGAGGATGAGGACAAGGATGAGGACGATGACAACATGTGGGAGAGCCAAAGTGACATGTCTGGCTACTCCATGAAGAGGGGCCACATCAGCAGGAAGGGCTGCTGTAAGGCCGAGACCACCATCAGCCTTAAGTTCACCCCCAATGAGTCCGAGCATGAGGACAGGGCCTTCAAGTGTCAGGCCACCCACCGAATGACCAGGAAGCGGGTGGCACGAGTGCTAGTCTTTGAGAGTGAAGGGTAAGTCGTGCAGTCATTTCAGCCTGCAATGTGTTAACGGGtggtcacctggggcctcatgtatgaacggtgcgtacgcatagaaatgttgcgtaagaacttttcctcgttcaaatcgcgatgtataaaacctacacttggcgtaaagccacgcacttttccacggtacctcatgtcttgtcgtacgtaagttctctgttcggttttgcagattggcggcacccagcatcaaagcagtgctactgttcctgtgtgattactcattattttcatgatgcagctttataaatacactaaaactaaccgcatatcgtttattagtgtaacgcatctgattgtaattaactcgtaacaatacaATGGagcagggaacagccatagtattcaaataccagaactgctttagcgttgttactctcacttctccttcttcttcttcttctgcttcttcttcttctttcagctcctcccatttggagttgccacagtggatcatctttttccatattcctctcactgcaccactcggagtatttatatcactgtatctgagtgtgaatcacagcagcagctgatcagaaagagaattatcggtatacggcattaaggacacgctgtctcagccaccgcaaaacgttttaaagcctttcctgtacggacctcgcggttcacaaacagtttcatcccaagaactttaaatgcactcaatcaattgctccttgtagaactgttaggacttataagtacaatcacctcactgtaaacttgcactacagttataatatctcacaacctgagccactttataaagtgcgtatttacatatgatgacgagatcactttgaaggtgaaatgcagcaaaatatgtttgttaaattatacacataaaactttaacttcatttaaataatctatattcttcactgggagtgtcgtgaaggatagaataattaaacatgtactacgaagatatttcaatgttctttaaacgttttgaagaatcggcgctaagcttacagatggcttaacgtctattacagagctgattgtgtggcgatcggttacttggggaaagaaaagcaaggactgcagtgacggctacgccaatatatattgaatataaaacagaaagagaaaataacaacacagctaaaaacacagtgacaaatttcgacaaaagataaatgcttgtgtcatgagcacgaggcggctatgcagtgtctgtagCATACGTgaccatccaccgtgataagctaccttactgacgggcgggcgaaggagccaccgattcttcctctgcccagtgccaccacaagcctagagccaccctgagtactgctgcaataaattatttcatcgaagtgaaactcatgtttaataacgtgctttaactcctatcatcatgaaaatgacatcacgtatacatctcagtattttagttattcagagagctgtaatatcacgaatgtcatggactctgtgtccagttggaggaagagagccggtttaagaagcaagtagtgattcacacacacagagcacatacgagtagaagatcaaatacaaaacaaagcatttaacgtgcgactttaattacgatgtgattttagaaactggttaattaaacgattttaagatgaagtttatgatgttctacttaatgacaaaataaactacgtgattaaagtggaaatgtcgagattgaagttgacatttcgtgctttttccccaccgtgtgccttttttctctgtaccctaataatctttcatatgacactcagacagtgggcttacaactcttcttttcacggcgactttgatatgtgacttcttttttatttctggcactgtgcgattttgtgaatgtgagctttcaagtttctccaacacgctatgtcactcgatcaacttcattttgttgattattccacagtttatttgaacaaattgtatgtttttcctttgcctccacttggtattcgctgaaattcttatattttccccccgtgcttttcccattgtcttttcacagaaggctgcggttaagggcgatttatattcatttgcatattcaaagaggtgtaattctgggaggatttggggcgttacataaagcgcgtgcacgagcgttagttttcacgctgaccgagatttatgtagcggaagaacgtggaagttggagtacgcacagattcctgcatctggatttttctgtgcatacgcacatttcggcttttgtgcttacgccatgttatagtgcgagttctacgcacggcgttatacatgaggcccctggtatggACACTAATGAGTGGCACTTTTGGTCACTTTTACTCGTGCACACGGGTTGACCATTACTCTTCTTTGTGTTTCTCTTGCAGGCAATGAAGCATATGACCTTCAACCCCAGGAGCCTACCCTATTTGAAACCAAGTGCCTTGACACTGGACACTGGACCATGAGGCTCTTTGCCTTCTTCATACAGTATGTGCCTGCTATCTGGGCAGTCCAGAAAGTGTGTCCTGTTGGGTCCAGGAAGCAGAAGCTGTGGATCACTGTTTGTAGTATTAGAGTCAAGGACAGATAAATGGTGGCCGGCTGAGGAGCAGTCCAGGTGCaagtggaggccactgtgttGGACAGCAGTTGTGTATATAAAAACGTAAAGCTtaactctgcttcctgtgtcctgCAGTTTGATTCCTGGGGGTGAGGAACGAACCCTTACTGGATGTAGGGCTTTGAGACAGGCCATTGGTCCTCCAGGCATTCCAGCACTGACGATGTGCCAGCTCAAGGAGGGGCCACACCTAGAGGGTCCTCAGGGAACAGCCATGAGGGGTGTGAAATGCAAGGGAAGGAACACAGAGCTTTGTTTAATAAGGCTGATCTAAACACGAGGGGGGGTAAAGGGGAGGGGTCAGGAGAAAAATTAATGAGAAGGGCAAAGAGGTAGGAGTATAGAGAGGTGGGCGTGTCAAGATAAAGGGGAGGGTGCAGAAGAGGTGTGTACCAAACTGGTGGTGTGAAGAGATTGGAGTACACAGAGGTGGGTGGAGCAGAAGAGTAATGGGTGGTGGTGGAAAGAGGTTAGAGTGAATAGATGTGGGCGGGGAAGCACAAAGAGGAGGAGTTAGGAGAGGTCATGACTTCTGCTCATTAAAGATGTGGTATACAAGTTCCCTGACCATGATGGGACAAGTCACCAAAGGGGAGGAGTTAGGATAGGGGAGGGGGGATGACCAAAGTGATGGTGGAAAATGGTAGACGTGCAGACAGGGGAGTGGGCAAGATAAAGGGGAGATTAATGGGAGGGGCGAGTTAAGTGGGTAGCAGcacagaggagagagagagagaaagagaggtgaGGGGGACAAAAGAGAGGGAAGAGTAATCTGGGGGACAGACAAAGGTGGGGCTCGACGTCACCTACTCCAAAGCAGACTTGGTCGGCTTATCCATTGAACCCCACTTTATGTGCAGTGGTGGGTGGCTGTTCACTCCCAGTCCTCAGTAATATGCCTGATGGCCAATTATTCATCACTCATTCATAATTCACTACCAGCTCTGCCCAGTAAATCAAGTATGACCAGTGTGAGACTCCAGCCAGCTAGGGTGCAATTGAATGTTTGTTACAATCCTCTGAATGGACCGAGTGCTGGGCACCGATGTACAAGATGGACTACGGGGGGGTTCCTCATTTTCTCAGCAGAGAAAGCCCCCGACACTGATAATACATTTAAAGGGATCTACCTGAGAAGGTGAAATGTACCAGTGGCAAGCCTTGTCTGCTGTGGGCACTAATGGTGCATGTGGGGGACCGTGTCAAAACTCCTGCATTTAAAGAAGTGTGAGCCTCCCTCTGGATCGATGCCTGTATGTTAGCCAAATCATTGGGAATCAACATCTGAGGTCAAGAAGCCTTGTAAGACGAGTCTTTAATGATCCTTACAGCCCACGTTTGCCAATGGCTGACTATCAGAAGTTTGAGGGTGCTGCTGCATTGTGGTGCCACGTCATGTCCTCACCCTCCGTCCACCTGTACTTAGGACAGATCAGGTAAAAGGCTGGGTACTGGGAGGGCACCAGTACTACTTTCTGGTCAGACTGTACTGGGTGGCACCTGCAGGTATTGGGCTCATGGCGACACATGCATTGAGATCCTACAGGGGTCAGTAATGGAGCTACACACAGCTTTGTGATGAGGTCACCTCACTGGACAGCTACTTATCAAGGGGCGTTTGGTTTGGTAGGATGAATGACCCAAAACTTTGAGGATCCAAAGGTAACACACAAGGGACAGTGGAGAGTCATGGTGGACCTCAGCAAGGGGGAAAATAAAGGAAGCAGACACAGAGGACATCTTGGCTTCAGCATTTATTACACGAGTAGGCAAATCAGAGTTGGGTGGGACGACAAGTTTTGAGGCAAAATGGGGAGATGGAGTCAAGGTCACTGTGAAGGGGAGGAGCCTACAGATCACATGACTGTGAGGGGTAGGACCAGTGGGGGAAGAGTCAGTGAAGAGGGGAGCACCTAATGACTAGTCATCCTGCACTCCAGGCCCACAGTGACCACCTACTGACCAGTCAGTCACACTTTACTCTCATACAAGTACTGGGCTATCACCCGCCGTCTGGTCAGCCTGTGGAGGGCCCGGCACCGGATCAGACTGTTTTCTGATTCTAGTTTCCCTGGTGTGAATTGAAAGGTGATGGTGGTCTCTCCTTGGCAGCAGCTCATCTTGGTGGGACCTTTCTTCATGGAGAAATTGGTGGCTTTGTCTGTTGATAACCACACCTTCTCGTCAAAATCCCCTTTCTCACCATCCAGAGGCTCCATTTCAATTCTTTTACCGTTGACTGACCACCGCAGACTGATCAGCCTGAGACACCAGCCAGTCAGCGTGCAGGTGATTGAATGAGTTTCACTCTTTCTCAGATGAACGGGTATGAGAGGCGTGAGGGACACTGAAACACAAAGATGGACAGAATAAAGTGACTAAAAGattagaagaagaagattataatTTCAAAAGAGATGTGCTGGACTGCTGAGCCTGGGTTGTTGAAGGACCAGTATACGTGTCCAGAGATATCAAGGAGAGAGAGATCATCACTGTCCAGGAGGGCCCAATCTGGAGGACACTGGCCACATACTCATTGACAAGAGTGGCCCTAGATTAAAGCAGGCTCAGGTTTACATCAGGTGCATATGATATCTGAAGTGGCCCACCTGATGTCTGCCGTATGATGACGAGGAGTAAAAGGAGAAGAGGAATAAGGATGACCACTCCAGCTCCAGCAATCTTTACATGTGagtgtcctgtgtctgtccaatcggagagagagagagagaacatctGATTAGGGTTTCCAGACTGAACAACCAGTAAGTCCCAACCCTCCCCAAAAGACTCAGTGTGGACCTCCCGACTGGAGTCTGGGATGGTGTCCACTCACACTGTACAAATTTCCTCTCAGAGAGCCCTGATACATAATGGACCTCACAGGACAACTTCTCTTGGCCGTTTGGGGTGAAGCGGTAGCGACTCATTACGGACTTGTGCCCATCCAAACTTATCAAGGTGTGGGGGGTGTCTATCAGGAGGATCGTTTCGTCCTTCCTCCAGATGAATTTCTTCACAGATTCTTGGGTTTCATCACACAGGCAGACCACCACGCTATCAAGGTTCGGCACTGCCGTGGTCAGCAGCACTCCTGGAGACTCTGTAAGGAAAGCAAAGACACAGACAGCAGTATGATGACCAGGCAGTGAAGCTGCATCAGCTGTTCAGAATAAAGAATCCTGCTGACCTCTTCTGGGGTCTGTCCTGATCGGCTCTTCCAGAGCATCGTGGTTCACTTCACAAAAGAACAGATCTCCGACCCTGGTGCTCCAATTGAAGGAGTGGGCACTTGAGGCACTGAATGTCCCATCTGGCTCACTCCGtgctgaaggactctcggacttCAACATCTCGCCGCCCTGCCGGAGGGTGAACTTGATGTCTGCAGGGTAGAAACCTGTGGCGCTGCAGTTAATGACCCCATCAGATCCATGTGAATTTGACCTCAAGGTGACATGGACCTGAGGAGGAGCTTTAAAGAGGACACTAACTCACTGGTCAGCAGAGTGGACAAGGATCTACTGGCCACTTCAGGCTCATACTCATTAAAATTGGACAAGGTCATTTACTGTAGGTCATAAGTGGTGCCCTTACCTCTGACCCTGAGGTAGACCTCACTGTCCATTTTCTCTGCTTTATATTCAACACGACACCAATATTGACCCTCATCCTTCATGGACACTGAACTCAGGTGCAGAGATGCATCCCCAGCCTTCAGACGATCTTCTTGCAAACTGAACCTCAGCCCACCAGACACTTTGCCCCAGTTATACTGAGCCACTGGCACTGACTGTCTTGTCCATGTAACTTTTAGCTTCTGAAAATCAACATCATCGGACAAGCCAGTGAAATTACATGGAAGCCATATGTCAGACTGGACAGTGACAAACAGGGGACTGGAGACTATGTGAATACTGAAGCTCTGGGCACCTGAGAGAAAAAAGACACAGTAATGGGAGACCAGCATCGGAGTGGGTACAAACCAGTGAGCAAGAGCAAAGAGAACGGGTAAAACCAGTACAGTATGGACAAAGAGAGCAGAGAAAGAACAAGGAGAATAATAACCGGCGACAAACAATCAGAATAACCGGCGACAAACAATCAGAAAGTCCTCTGCCCTGTCACTGGTGTGCAACAAAACAGACTCGTAAGAACGCATGGGAGTGCGCGGCGCTATAAAAGCGTCAGAGTGCGTGCTTACAGGTGTGGAGGAGCACAAACAGCGGCAGCACGGACTTCATGAGCCGAGCACAAAAATCTGCTTTCACGCAGCGCGGCAGGCGCTCCACTGGACGGATCGAGGCAGATACAGCTGAGCTTATCATCGCGCGGAGGACACGCCCATCGTGGGCGGAGCCAGATGAAAAAGGACGCAAAACTCCTGATCGACAGACGGGGCAGCGAATCCTATCCGAGAGTAAGCATGCGCGGGCAGACACCCGATAGGACGAACCTCCTCGGGATTATGTTAAAGTAGAGCTAATAGTGCTGAGCAGCCGCGACATCCGGACTGGTGATTGGCTCTTGAGCCAGTCGGTCACACACGTCACGTCTTTCGACCCGCCCGGTCTTTTGACAAGTGACAGCTGGCGGCACGCGACCAAAGCAGAACGGCAattaattaaaagcaataaaaaggtCAGCGCTTGTTTAGTTAAGTCGGCGTCACAAGGCGTTGACTCTTCAAATAACTTTCGGTCGATGAAGCTGCGCGGCGGCGGTGACTCGAGCTCAGTATCCGCTGGTGGCTTTGGGCTTGCTGGGCTCGCGCGTTCTCCGCAACATTTGCGGGCGCCAATTAGAAAATCGGCGGGGATTCGCAACCTCGTAAGGGCTGCAGGCTGCCACAGGGGACAGGGGACAGGGGACAGGGGACAGGGGACAGGGGGGCCCGCACGATGTCACCGACGTGCAATCCCAAATCCGTCTCGTCGCTCATGAATCCACACGGTTAGGTTCAGCATGGGGGCTGTATGGTAAGGCTCGTCTTTCTCGCGTGATCGAGCCATTTTATCGGAATTCTGGCTTCGCCCAGGAAGTTTCCGAAGACCGGGGGCGTCAGTTATAGTGCCGAAATaattaaagacttttctatttacagGTTTATGTTTAcgtgtttgttttgtgttttttaacaaaGGGCTGCTGTGATTGGCGCTCAGTGTGGTGTAGCAGTTAAAGCTTTGACCCCGAGGTCGTGGGTTGACATCCCACCACTGACGCTGAGTGACCCCAAACACCTGGCTGTGCTCCAGTCACCAAACGAAATGCAGCTCATTGTGTTTATAATGCGATATTGGGTAAAAGTGCCAGccacataataatattaatatagtaCTTAGTCACTGGAGGTGCTTACCTGTGACTTTGCTGAACACGATTTCACATTCGTTTTTATTTAATGTCACCAAAGTCCATCAACGTGCTTGTGAGTTTTGGGGTGTTTCAGTTTTCTGTTGAAGGAGATCGGTTTATATGTCCGTTCTTAGCAGAGACCTGCTGGCCCGACATGCCATCCTGCCACAGTTCGGCTCTTAAGCTAAATGGGAACTCGTCAGTGGTGTGTGCACCGTGTGTGTGGATTTGACGATGCCTCTTGAGGGCTTCACATCAGACCGACATTTCAAGAGTCCGCGGCCTCCCAGGCTTTAGGTAGGAAGACGACTGCTCAGCCACCATTTCTTGACTcgtcctgtgtgtgtgtttcttattTAGGATATCGGAGGGTGGACGTCTGATGGACAGTAGCCTGTGGTCACACTTGTGTGTCTTCTGACTGAGAAATTCGAGTATCTCAGATAGCATCAGCT includes:
- the LOC120536160 gene encoding uncharacterized protein LOC120536160, which gives rise to MERPAGQLLPDGTFRADSTVNVRAWRAGSDPFYCEVRHEALDQPIRTRQQEDAIPKVSFKLYSEVENLEDTVQCIATGFNAPEIMFTIFRLNSVVKQKELVGESQPDGTYEAKLVYTFMKNHENFRELQCMVTHASMDEPIRKHLIVPLTIALQNRAELDKVSDMICVAERFLNPVEYFVWRKGEEVVYSEAAPKGQMPDGTYTAVSWYRFTPSSRDQVSCEVQYQHTKTTRRYVTYTGQSFTELFIVGIVILGPLLLILIIILWHSSVFLSPIVPEKMIYDEPGMLTCSMSGWCLRMVSIKWFLNEEEIHLDAEEDEDKDEDDDNMWESQSDMSGYSMKRGHISRKGCCKAETTISLKFTPNESEHEDRAFKCQATHRMTRKRVARVLVFESEGQ
- the LOC120536161 gene encoding uncharacterized protein LOC120536161, with the translated sequence MISSAVSASIRPVERLPRCVKADFCARLMKSVLPLFVLLHTCAQSFSIHIVSSPLFVTVQSDIWLPCNFTGLSDDVDFQKLKVTWTRQSVPVAQYNWGKVSGGLRFSLQEDRLKAGDASLHLSSVSMKDEGQYWCRVEYKAEKMDSEVYLRVRAPPQVHVTLRSNSHGSDGVINCSATGFYPADIKFTLRQGGEMLKSESPSARSEPDGTFSASSAHSFNWSTRVGDLFFCEVNHDALEEPIRTDPRRESPGVLLTTAVPNLDSVVVCLCDETQESVKKFIWRKDETILLIDTPHTLISLDGHKSVMSRYRFTPNGQEKLSYTGHSHVKIAGAGVVILIPLLLLLLVIIRQTSVSLTPLIPVHLRKSETHSITCTLTGWCLRLISLRWSVNGKRIEMEPLDGEKGDFDEKVWLSTDKATNFSMKKGPTKMSCCQGETTITFQFTPGKLESENSLIRCRALHRLTRRRVIAQYLYESKV